The following nucleotide sequence is from Drosophila kikkawai strain 14028-0561.14 chromosome 2L, DkikHiC1v2, whole genome shotgun sequence.
CCTTGATCACAAAGAGGGGCATCAGTTGATCATCATCCTGGCCAGATAAGCAATTAATAAAACGATTTTTGTACTCTAAAGCTGTATATACCCACCAGGATCATTCCAGCACTCAATGGATCGCAGTCGTGGAATGTGTGAAAAATCAACACTCCCAAGAAGCAAAGAATAATGATAAAGAGAGCAGATCCAACGCTGAATATGCCGATGGCTGCTCTGGCCTTGTTGAGCGAGGGAAGGGACATGTACCGATGTACCATCGTGGGGGATATAGCATTCGTTGAAGTCCAGTAAAATAGGCCACCGATGAGAACGCTCCAAACTGTTTGACGGTCGTAAGGGGAGGGACTAATGTTGGCAATTATAAGTCGTCCTCCCTGCTCTAAACCTTGCCAAAACGCCTCAAAGTCCTCGATGTAGCAAGTGGCCAGAATAGCCACAACCACGACTGAGATAAACATGATCAACACCTGCCAGACATCTGTGTGTACCACAGCCTTAAGACCGCCCTAAAGAGAGATCATTTAAAGTATTATAGGTTAAAGATTCTGAATGTTAGGAAAGGTAGCTTATTTTCctgattaataaattaaaatctctTACCAATATCGTGTATATAACACACACCACAATAATCAATACTTCTATAAGATACATATCAAGGCCTGATACTGtgtttaaaaatcaatattagACAAGTTTTTTGGAATTGTAATTGAGCTAAAACTTACCCTGATTTAAAGCCAAAGCAGGTAAATAGACCAGAAAGGGTAAATATAAAGCCTAAAATCAACCTTATTAATAAATGAACTTAAATTTCAGATATATAAACTTAACTTACCACATTTGACACGAAAATAATAGAGGCTATGCTTCGTATACTCGAATGGAAACGCATCTCTAGGtactatattaaatattataataattgaggcaaaaaataagagaTTTTTCGGCCTACCTCGAACGATGAGCCAACCTGAAGAGTGGAATACACTGGCAAATAGACATATGAGACAATCAGTCCATGGACAATAATTGGTATGACAATAAGACAATACTGTGTGCCGTAATTATAGATTTCTGAAGGAGTGCCAAGAATTGAAACGCCCGAAATATAGCTATAAGCAGAACAAAATTAGCAAAGaattattcataatttaagCCTCACCTGGCTATTAGACTCATAGCTACGGGAAGCACTTTCAGATTGCGGGATCCCATCAGATATTCGTTCATCTTTTCTGAACCCAAATCCCGCTTTGATTTTATTCCTGAAGGAGCACTTGGAGTACATGTTTCCGTATTTCTCTTGGTTTTTCTATAAAGTGGATTAAATAGGTTTCTTTCTTCTAATCTAACCTTAGCATAAATGGAATTTACTCACTTTATCCAACCGTAATACACTCCTATACCAATGGATAAAATGGTAGTGCCAAGGAACACGACATAGTCGACAATGCCAAACCTGAAGCTGTCCATTTCTAACGACGTCTTCCAGACTAATGGTGAAAGCTCTTTATCTCCTGAAACTGAGATTTTGGTTGTTTAACCTTATTGTTAGTTAGTTATCTGAGATATAAAAACTGCAGAGTACTATCAACACCAATTCGAGGTCGTAACAATTATCTACATGTGTTAGATATACTAAATCTATAAACTATATACAGCACAGCTGGGTAAAAACGATATTACTTGAATTTGTTGTCCGAGAAAACCACTTGTTCACTGAGAGGTTTATCAGAATACTCAAGCTTTTGGAAACCAGAGACTTAGGCTGTAGTCTGAAAAGGTGGATGAGAGACCCAAAGGCAAGTTTTACACCTGCTCGAGCGAACTCTCCACTATCCAAAGTAAGTAGCAATAGTACATTCACTTCATTCGattataattgtaaaaaattacCACGTGCATACCGgcaaaacaataaacacaaaacacaaccGATCGCTAGACTAACTGAACCCAAATATGAGATCTTAAAGCAGATAAAGCACTTATCAGCTGTGACCTTGGATAAATTGTTAGGGACCGATGCAGAGCTTGGACGAACTGGATCATTTAAAGGTGGGCTTCTGCAAGTCGCTcaatctaaataaaaatacttaaaaataatacataagtAAAAGATTGCACCCGAGTcagtaattttaatattatgcTAATTTTAGAACATTTATTTCAAAACTTTATTACACTTGTAAAGGTAATTTCTAGTAGAATCCTTGTTATATTCCACCAATATAATGTATATTAGCTTTAAGTTTTGAGGcttaagtaattaaatttttaaatttgtaaagtgGATGTGTAACTTCTTGATATGTTTACATTTCTCTTAAGACTTTTTCTTATAAACTAAATACATATTACCAATGGTAATATATGCTTTAAGATGTATAAGGGGGTGCGAGTTATATGGGCATTATCATCATCCTAAAATTTGTATTACCTTGGACATTAGATTCTTATGATTTCACGAGAGGAATGTTTTATTTGGAATGCgtaaaaatatgcaattttCTTAAACTCGAAAATGTTTAACTCTACAATTCGCGGAAGGATTTCTTCGTTTTAATTCGTTTAAAAGTTGGTTGATATGTTTAcgatttgtttacttttacgTTCTAAAAGATGTTTTGGTTCCTAAAAAGCTAACAAGTGCTCCATTGATATGTATCGATTGCGATTTGTGGATCAACAAGTTGAACAACTCAAGTTAACTAATTTGCGACTTAAGTAACAGAGATAACATCGCTAAAAAGCGGTCGTGTGAAGGATAATCGAGATCCtgcttctcctttttttttttcgcgggTGGCATCTTAACTACTTATCACAGTTTTTAAGGGGGGTTTCCCTTTCTCCACTAGAACTCGGGGGCTTTGGGGGGATTAACAGCTCCGCAGGCTTCTTTAAAATTGGTGGCATTCAGTGGACTAAAGTAATCCTCGTGCAGGAAACGTATAATGTTCTCAATGGGACACAGGTCGGCCTTATTCCCCCTAGAGTCCCTGGTCACCCTCAGGCTCTTGCCGCCCTCGCAAAAATCGATCTGCTGGGTCACATCTCTGCCGTTGTACACCACACGGAAATAGTAATCCGTGTGCGCCTCGCTCCGATAGACCTCGAATGCCAATCTAGAGGCATACGCTATAGTTTTACCCTGGCTGGGACTGATGATGCCCAAGGCTGCTGTCAGATATTGCAGGGTGCAATCGTGTCCGGAATATAGCACAAACTTTGTTCTATCCCCGGAGATCATCTTGAGCATATAGCTGACAATGTGACGGATCATGCCATAGGAACGGAGCAATCCGGATAGTTTGTAGTATGAGTGGCCAGCGGAGCGTTGGGAAATCTCGTCGGCAAGCGACATTAGGGTGTCCACATGGGTGGGTTCCACACAGCCCTCTTGGGGGGATTCGTCTGCCTGCAGCAGGGGATTTCCGTTCTCTGCCTCTGGGGAATCGGGCTCCATCTGTCCTTGGGcctcctattttttttttttaatataaatgtaaacattttttgggAAGTATATATGTACCTTATGGTACCCAATATTACCTGCAACAGATTGGCGGCCGTTTCATCCTGATCTATATTGATCACATCCACCAGCTCCTGATTGGAGTTCTTCTTGCCCGGCTTTGGCGTGACAGGCTGTTTTTTCCTCCGACATGGCAAGGCAGCATCATGGCATAGGACCGTCAACAAGGCATCCACCACCTCAAAGGGATTGCTGATCCCATTGGGTGTGTGCTGCAGTATGGTGCCGCCGATCCACTGCATCACGCCCAGGACATCGTTACGCTTCAGAAGCTGTTTATCCATCATGGCGTCCAATCGCTTCCGGAGCAATGCCGACTGGGGACAACTGCACTCGCTGAAGCAGAAAGCCATGCTGTGCGATTCGCGGACATTTAGGGCCAGCCACTTGTCCGCCGGCAGCAGGGAGAACAACATGGCCAGGGCGGATTGGAAGGTGCGCCGATAACGTGTGGTAAAGACCACCACTTCGTCCGAATTTAACAGCGTGTGTGGCGTCGTTTCCACCGAAGCACGATTTGGATTTGGCTTAAGTAGGAGGCCTAACGCATGGGCGTACACCTGATGCATGATCTCGCCAACGTGGAGCAGCTGCGAGATGCCTCTGACggaaaggaaaagaaaatggGTGTATTATTACAGGCTTCCTTCTGGGTTATCCCACTCACTTGTAGGTGAGCTGTCCCAGCGGACAACCACGCTCCGTGGCCGGAAGCAGAGGAAACCCATGGAATGGCCCCACCTTGTTCCAGTACATGTGATTCGAACCGGAGGCAGAGCTGCTCGAATTGTAAAGAAAGCTGCGATATCTGAAGaggaaaatttacaaaattaatagGTAATCCCTGGCGGTAGTGTAACTTACCTATTAACCAGGTTATCTGTGCCACCAGTCACTCCACAATTGATGCCAGCACTACGGACATGGGATATGGGCCCACGATCTCCATGTCGAATGACCAGGAGTACGCCCTGAAGTTTCCAACCCTCCAAGAGGCCGCCATCATCGAAACGCTGGAGCTGTGAGAGCGGCGCACAGCGCTCTCTGTACTTGGCGAATCTCTGGGCGGTGGAGGAGGCTTTCGCTGGGGCGCCTTCGCCGCCACCCAAGGAACTGCTGACGGTGCCAGATGAGCTTGGACCAAAAACAGAGCCACCACCGGGTATGCTCTCAACATTGCCCATATAACGATACATTCCTGGAAGGTGAAAGGGAATTTATTTAGTGGAAGattatctttttttataataaatatttaagaagtTAGACTTACCCGCTATGAGTAGGAATATCCAAACGCTGAGCAGCACATAACAGTAGAAGGCACGATTTTGTGTGGCCACACGCATCAGTTCCTTGAGCAGCCGCATCCTGGCCAGCACTCCTCCACTCGCTCTTGCCTGCACCGTTGCCCCTCCTACTCGGCATCAACTCGATGGTCGGCACTCCTGGAGGGTTCTGGGCTGGATATATAGCTTCGTTGTAATCCCTGTCCAGCGTTAAGTATTCCTGGCAATTGCGTTTTGTCAACTGGCtggagaaaaaagaaaaacctggTTTACTTTTGTTAATAGGAAGCGCTGCTTGGGGTGGGGACAGCTGTCAAGCGTCTACGTGGAGCATGTCCAATTGCCAGGGGCATGCGCACTGGAGGCCACAGCGTTATCAGCTGTTCTACTGCACAGGGGTGGCCAAAAGGGgagataatttgaattaagAACAAAGGAATTATCAATTGTTTGATTACCCCAGAGAATTCCCAAGCAAAGAATCCACATAATGCATATTCGGTATAAGCTTAGCATCAAGCTCGAGTGCACTctttaataacaaattaaatatgttcCCAATACATTTGTGGCTTTGGCTCGAAAGCGAAATAAATATGCGTAAACTGTTGGCTTTCTGGCAGCCGAAAGGCGGGGCTTCGTTCGCCTGTTCGGCCTTataaatatcatatatatgtatataggttttaaatgtatgtttttcTGGTAGACCAAAGATCGTGGTGGGACTGTTATGAGATTTAAGATCCAGCCTAATCCTGCGCAGCAGTCAAGGCCAAGACAGTGAAGCGCACTTCGTTGGGATCGCGAGCCATGAACTCTTTGCAGACCTTGGCGGCATCCTTTACAAAGCTCTCTTCCGAGGTGGCGCCATGCTTAATTGGGAAGGACTTGCGTCCATCCAGTTCGTA
It contains:
- the LOC108074609 gene encoding sodium-coupled monocarboxylate transporter 1-like, giving the protein MDSFRFGIVDYVVFLGTTILSIGIGVYYGWIKKTKRNTETCTPSAPSGIKSKRDLGSEKMNEYLMGSRNLKVLPVAMSLIASYISGVSILGTPSEIYNYGTQYCLIVIPIIVHGLIVSYVYLPVYSTLQVGSSFEYLEMRFHSSIRSIASIIFVSNVALYLPFLVYLPALALNQVSGLDMYLIEVLIIVVCVIYTILGGLKAVVHTDVWQVLIMFISVVVVAILATCYIEDFEAFWQGLEQGGRLIIANISPSPYDRQTVWSVLIGGLFYWTSTNAISPTMVHRYMSLPSLNKARAAIGIFSVGSALFIIILCFLGVLIFHTFHDCDPLSAGMILDDDQLMPLFVIKVAGHIYGMPGLFIAGIFGAGLSSLSVYFNSTSLVFLEDIVRGCFKMQPGERASTILVKSSIVVLGVLAFALIFLLEQASGVLSIWTSVAAIASGATFGIFTLGMLVPWANTIGTAVGAIAGFLLSGWITFGMQITAAAGQLNSQKLPVSVQGCTGNVTLPESIWKDEDQVFPLYRLSYLWVTPIGVLTSIVVGSLVSLVTKPTDMKSVNPDLISPVIHRFLPKDCFKRFNNAEGRADLDNRI
- the LOC108074499 gene encoding 2-phosphoxylose phosphatase 1, translating into MRLLKELMRVATQNRAFYCYVLLSVWIFLLIAGMYRYMGNVESIPGGGSVFGPSSSGTVSSSLGGGEGAPAKASSTAQRFAKYRERCAPLSQLQRFDDGGLLEGWKLQGVLLVIRHGDRGPISHVRSAGINCGVTGGTDNLVNRYRSFLYNSSSSASGSNHMYWNKVGPFHGFPLLPATERGCPLGQLTYKGISQLLHVGEIMHQVYAHALGLLLKPNPNRASVETTPHTLLNSDEVVVFTTRYRRTFQSALAMLFSLLPADKWLALNVRESHSMAFCFSECSCPQSALLRKRLDAMMDKQLLKRNDVLGVMQWIGGTILQHTPNGISNPFEVVDALLTVLCHDAALPCRRKKQPVTPKPGKKNSNQELVDVINIDQDETAANLLQEAQGQMEPDSPEAENGNPLLQADESPQEGCVEPTHVDTLMSLADEISQRSAGHSYYKLSGLLRSYGMIRHIVSYMLKMISGDRTKFVLYSGHDCTLQYLTAALGIISPSQGKTIAYASRLAFEVYRSEAHTDYYFRVVYNGRDVTQQIDFCEGGKSLRVTRDSRGNKADLCPIENIIRFLHEDYFSPLNATNFKEACGAVNPPKAPEF